A stretch of Phytoactinopolyspora mesophila DNA encodes these proteins:
- a CDS encoding RNA polymerase sigma factor — translation MKSDEPGWPVGDIVMAAQKGDVDAIRALLTASHPHVHRFARTVCLSEQDAEDATQEAMIILYRKIGTLRASAALASWIFQIVRNECLRLIVTSRRRRQEPIDSVQDASHDVTLEHEVIQRLEVERVAVAIAELPDDQRRVLILRDVYGHSGKHVANSLGLSVAAMKSRLHRARTAVRDRLDVPDKGRQPPSES, via the coding sequence GTGAAATCGGACGAGCCGGGTTGGCCCGTCGGCGACATCGTGATGGCGGCGCAGAAGGGTGACGTTGACGCGATCCGCGCCTTGCTGACCGCCTCGCATCCGCACGTACATCGGTTCGCCCGCACCGTCTGCCTCAGCGAGCAGGATGCTGAGGATGCCACCCAGGAAGCAATGATCATCCTTTATCGCAAGATCGGGACCCTACGTGCTTCCGCGGCGCTGGCCTCGTGGATATTCCAGATCGTTCGCAACGAATGCCTACGCCTCATCGTCACGTCCCGGCGTCGGAGGCAGGAGCCGATCGATTCGGTACAGGACGCCTCCCACGACGTAACGCTTGAGCATGAGGTAATCCAACGACTGGAGGTCGAGCGGGTCGCAGTCGCGATCGCCGAACTGCCCGATGATCAACGCCGTGTGCTTATCCTGCGAGACGTGTACGGCCACTCCGGCAAGCATGTCGCCAACAGCCTCGGACTCAGCGTGGCGGCGATGAAGTCACGCCTGCACCGGGCCCGGACCGCCGTGCGCGACAGGCTGGACGTGCCGGACAAAGGCCGTCAGCCGCCATCGGAGTCGTGA